From the Deinococcus misasensis DSM 22328 genome, one window contains:
- a CDS encoding VWA domain-containing protein yields the protein MSLDLSKKKVLDLSKKAETVIQKLNLSKFRARVIFVADVSGSMKSLYTRGVMQNVYERIMALALKFDDNGSLENMVFDHGVLDLPEATLDDIGLYVERNIIKNPTIKWGMTNYAPPLRKIRDMVAVRPKGFFAMFSKPRPASKDPVYVVFLTDGENYDEPETRQALIELSAFPVFVKFLGIGSSRFPMLEKLDTMDGRVVDNANFQAITDIARISDEELYHRLLVEVSDWEQAAKAAQVL from the coding sequence ATGAGCCTGGATCTCAGCAAGAAAAAAGTGCTTGACCTGAGCAAAAAAGCCGAAACGGTCATTCAGAAACTCAACCTCTCCAAGTTCCGTGCACGGGTGATTTTTGTCGCCGATGTGTCCGGTTCCATGAAATCCCTGTACACCAGAGGGGTGATGCAGAACGTCTACGAACGCATCATGGCGCTGGCCCTGAAGTTCGATGACAATGGCAGTCTGGAGAACATGGTGTTTGATCATGGGGTGCTGGACCTTCCAGAGGCGACCCTTGATGACATTGGTCTGTATGTGGAGAGAAACATCATCAAAAACCCCACCATCAAATGGGGAATGACCAATTATGCTCCACCCCTCAGGAAAATCCGGGACATGGTGGCTGTGCGCCCAAAAGGTTTTTTCGCCATGTTCAGCAAACCCAGACCTGCTTCCAAAGATCCGGTTTACGTGGTTTTTCTGACCGATGGTGAGAATTACGATGAGCCAGAAACCCGGCAAGCCCTGATTGAACTCAGTGCGTTTCCGGTTTTTGTGAAGTTTCTGGGCATTGGCAGCAGCCGTTTTCCCATGCTGGAAAAGCTGGACACCATGGATGGCCGGGTGGTGGACAATGCCAACTTTCAGGCCATCACAGACATTGCTCGCATCAGCGATGAAGAACTGTACCACCGCTTGCTGGTCGAGGTGAGCGATTGGGAGCAAGCTGCAAAAGCTGCACAGGTGCTTTGA